A window of the Eleutherodactylus coqui strain aEleCoq1 chromosome 8, aEleCoq1.hap1, whole genome shotgun sequence genome harbors these coding sequences:
- the LOC136576895 gene encoding ras-related protein Rap-2c-like has translation MSISVQSSGTVRLVFMGAAGVGKTALIQQLLYDRFEPRHRRTVEEVYSLNPEPNALQLRIEIVDTSGSYSFPAMQKLRIQQGDVFALVFSLADLESFQEVERLREEILQIKGETDVPIVVIGNKTDLFPGLESESGQLMALQAAATAELEWDSGYVETSAKLNRKVQEVFEELLRRVNLPCLLSPALERRRASAQPEPRKRQPRRKQQNCILS, from the coding sequence ATGTCTATCTCGGTGCAATCCAGTGGCACAGTGCGCCTGGTCTTCATGGGCGCTGCCGGCGTGGGCAAGACAGCCTTGATCCAGCAGTTGCTATATGACCGATTCGAGCCCAGACACCGGCGAACGGTGGAAGAGGTATACAGCCTGAACCCGGAGCCAAATGCCCTCCAATTGCGCATTGAGATTGTGGATACCAGCGGCAGCTACTCCTTCCCAGCCATGCAGAAGTTGCGCATCCAACAAGGTGATGTCTTCGCTTTAGTCTTCTCGCTGGCCGATCTAGAGTCCTTCCAAGAGGTGGAAAGGCTAAGGGAAGAGATCCTCCAGATCAAGGGGGAGACCGACGTACCCATCGTGGTCATTGGTAACAAAACAGACTTGTTCCCCGGCTTAGAATCAGAGTCTGGGCAGCTCATGGCACTAcaggctgctgctactgcagaaCTGGAATGGGACAGTGGCTATGTAGAGACCTCGGCCAAGCTCAACCGGAAAGTGCAGGAGGTCTTTGAGGAACTCTTACGCAGGGTTAACCTGCCATGCTTACTGAGCCCTGCGTTAGAGAGGCGTAGAGCCAGCGCTCAACCTGAGCCCAGAAAGAGGCAGCCTCGCCGGAAGCAGCAGAACTGCATCTTGTCTTAA